One Pseudomonas entomophila genomic window carries:
- a CDS encoding S41 family peptidase, with protein sequence MLYSPRLSQLALTIALVVGAPLAIAAEPAKPVAAKPATVPATEVTAKAPLPLEELRTFAEVMDRIKAAYVEPVDDKTLLENAIKGMLSNLDPHSAYLGPEDFQELQESTSGEFGGLGIEVGQEDGFIKVVSPIDDTPASRAGVQAGDLIVKINGAPTRGQTMTEAVDKMRGKVGEKITLTLVRDGGTPFDVTLARAVIQVKSVKSQLLENDYGYIRITQFQVKTGDEVGKALAKLRKDNGKKLRGVVLDLRNNPGGVLQAAVEVADHFLTKGLIVYTKGRIANSELRFSADPADASEGVPLVVLINGGSASASEIVAGALQDQKRAVLMGTDSFGKGSVQTVLPLANDRALKLTTALYFTPNGRSIQAQGIVPDIEVRPAKLTTEADNDNFKEADLQGHLGNGNGGADRPTGSSKRKDRPQDNDFQLSQALSLLKGLNITKGN encoded by the coding sequence ATGCTGTACTCGCCTCGCCTCTCTCAACTGGCCCTGACCATCGCCCTGGTCGTCGGCGCGCCCCTGGCCATTGCCGCCGAGCCGGCCAAGCCAGTCGCCGCCAAGCCGGCCACAGTGCCAGCCACAGAGGTGACCGCCAAGGCGCCGTTGCCGCTTGAGGAGCTACGCACCTTCGCCGAGGTCATGGACCGCATCAAGGCCGCCTATGTCGAGCCTGTGGATGACAAGACGCTGCTGGAGAACGCCATCAAGGGCATGCTCAGCAACCTCGACCCGCATTCGGCCTACCTCGGCCCCGAGGATTTCCAGGAGCTGCAGGAGAGCACCAGCGGCGAGTTCGGCGGGCTGGGCATCGAAGTCGGCCAGGAAGACGGCTTCATCAAGGTGGTCTCGCCCATCGACGACACTCCGGCCTCCCGCGCTGGCGTGCAGGCCGGCGACCTGATCGTCAAGATCAACGGCGCCCCGACCCGCGGCCAGACCATGACCGAAGCGGTCGACAAGATGCGCGGCAAGGTCGGCGAGAAGATCACCCTGACGCTGGTTCGCGATGGCGGCACGCCTTTCGACGTGACCCTGGCCCGCGCGGTGATACAGGTCAAGAGCGTGAAAAGCCAGTTGCTGGAGAACGACTACGGCTACATCCGCATCACCCAGTTCCAGGTCAAGACCGGTGACGAGGTGGGCAAGGCCCTGGCCAAGCTGCGCAAGGATAACGGCAAGAAGCTGCGCGGCGTGGTGCTCGACCTGCGCAACAACCCAGGCGGCGTGCTGCAGGCTGCGGTGGAAGTGGCCGACCACTTCCTCACCAAAGGCCTGATCGTCTACACCAAGGGCCGTATCGCCAACTCCGAGCTGCGCTTCTCCGCCGACCCGGCCGACGCCAGCGAAGGCGTGCCACTGGTGGTGCTGATCAACGGCGGCAGCGCCTCGGCCTCGGAGATCGTCGCCGGCGCCCTGCAGGACCAGAAACGCGCCGTGCTGATGGGTACCGACAGCTTCGGCAAGGGCTCGGTGCAGACCGTGCTGCCGCTGGCCAACGACCGTGCGCTCAAGCTCACCACCGCACTGTACTTCACGCCCAACGGCCGCTCGATCCAGGCCCAGGGCATTGTCCCCGACATCGAAGTGCGTCCGGCCAAGCTCACCACGGAAGCCGACAACGACAACTTCAAGGAAGCCGACCTGCAAGGCCACCTGGGCAACGGCAACGGCGGCGCCGATCGCCCGACCGGCAGCAGCAAGCGCAAGGATCGCCCACAGGACAACGACTTCCAGCTCAGCCAGGCCCTCAGCCTGCTCAAGGGCCTGAACATCACCAAGGGCAACTGA
- a CDS encoding rhodanese-like domain-containing protein, whose product MVAHLIQFATDHFILVAIFVVLLILLLINEVRRGGQSLSNGQLTALVNSEKAVVIDIRPSKEYSAGHIVGALNIPQDKVASRMSELEKHKDKTLIVVDAMGQQSGTLCRELLKAGFTAAKLSGGVSSWKADNLPLVK is encoded by the coding sequence ATGGTTGCTCACCTGATTCAATTCGCGACAGATCACTTCATCCTGGTGGCGATCTTCGTCGTCCTGCTGATCCTGCTGCTGATCAACGAAGTCCGCCGTGGCGGCCAGAGCCTGAGCAACGGCCAGCTGACCGCCCTGGTCAATTCGGAGAAGGCCGTGGTGATCGATATTCGCCCCTCGAAGGAGTATTCGGCCGGGCATATCGTCGGTGCGCTGAACATTCCGCAGGACAAAGTGGCCAGCCGCATGAGCGAGCTGGAAAAGCACAAAGACAAGACCCTGATCGTCGTCGACGCGATGGGCCAGCAGTCCGGCACCCTGTGCCGCGAGCTGCTCAAGGCTGGTTTCACCGCCGCCAAGCTCAGCGGTGGCGTTTCCAGCTGGAAAGCCGATAACCTGCCCCTGGTGAAGTGA
- a CDS encoding murein hydrolase activator EnvC family protein, whose amino-acid sequence MLRALFLLALSCLLAPAFAADERAQTQQQLDATRQDIAELKKMLGKLQEEKSGVQKDLKATETDIGNLEKQVEALQQELKKTEGELERLDHEKKKLQSARSEQQRLIAIQARSAYQNNGREEYLKLLLNQQNPEKFARTLSYYDYLSKARTEQLRTFNETLRQLANVEQDIGRQQEQLLAQRADLDSQRQALESERGKRQQVLAKLNSDMKERDQKLQAREQDQADLGKVLKTIEETLARQAREAEEARQRALLAKQEEEKRLKEQALAAARDNTPEETPKKARTTLGPVVSSDGASYGGAFSAARGKLPWPVNGRLLARFGDARGGDARAKWDGVMIGASAGTQVRAVHGGRVVFADWLRGAGLLVILDHGNGYLSLYGHNQSLLKSAGDIVKAGEAISTVGDSGGQDSAGLYFAIRQQGRPSDPAQWCRG is encoded by the coding sequence ATGCTCCGCGCCCTCTTCCTACTAGCCCTGTCATGCCTGCTCGCCCCGGCCTTCGCTGCCGACGAGCGCGCGCAGACCCAGCAACAGCTGGACGCCACCCGCCAGGACATCGCCGAGCTGAAAAAAATGTTGGGCAAGCTCCAGGAGGAGAAGTCCGGCGTGCAGAAAGACCTCAAGGCCACCGAGACCGACATCGGCAACCTCGAAAAGCAAGTGGAGGCACTGCAGCAAGAACTAAAAAAGACCGAGGGCGAGCTGGAGCGCCTTGACCACGAGAAAAAAAAACTCCAGAGCGCCCGCAGTGAACAACAGCGACTGATCGCCATCCAGGCCCGTTCCGCCTACCAGAACAACGGCCGCGAGGAATACCTCAAGCTGCTGCTCAACCAGCAGAACCCGGAAAAGTTCGCCCGCACCCTCTCTTACTACGACTACCTGAGCAAGGCGCGCACCGAACAACTGCGCACCTTCAATGAGACACTGCGCCAACTGGCCAATGTCGAGCAGGACATCGGCCGTCAGCAGGAACAGCTGCTGGCGCAACGCGCCGACCTCGACAGCCAGCGCCAGGCCCTCGAAAGCGAGCGCGGCAAGCGCCAGCAGGTGCTGGCCAAGCTCAACAGCGACATGAAGGAGCGCGACCAGAAGCTCCAGGCCCGCGAGCAGGACCAGGCCGACCTGGGCAAGGTGCTCAAAACCATCGAGGAAACCCTCGCCCGCCAGGCCCGCGAGGCTGAAGAAGCCCGCCAACGCGCCCTGCTGGCCAAGCAGGAAGAAGAAAAAAGGCTCAAGGAACAAGCCCTGGCCGCCGCCCGCGACAACACGCCCGAAGAAACCCCGAAAAAAGCCCGCACCACGCTGGGGCCAGTGGTTTCCAGTGACGGAGCCAGTTATGGCGGCGCATTTTCCGCGGCCAGGGGAAAACTTCCGTGGCCGGTCAATGGTCGACTGTTGGCACGCTTTGGCGATGCACGCGGTGGCGATGCCCGGGCCAAGTGGGACGGCGTGATGATCGGCGCCAGCGCAGGCACCCAGGTGCGCGCCGTGCATGGCGGGCGCGTGGTGTTCGCCGACTGGTTGCGTGGCGCCGGACTTCTGGTCATCCTCGACCATGGCAATGGTTACCTGAGCCTGTACGGCCACAACCAGAGCCTGCTCAAGAGCGCCGGCGACATCGTCAAGGCCGGCGAAGCGATCTCGACCGTCGGCGACAGTGGCGGCCAGGACAGCGCCGGGTTGTACTTCGCGATTCGCCAGCAGGGCCGGCCCTCCGACCCCGCGCAATGGTGCCGAGGCTAG
- the glnL gene encoding nitrogen regulation protein NR(II) codes for MTISDAQHRLLLDNLTTATLLLNAELRLEYMNPAAEMLLAVSGQRSHGQFISELFTESTEALNSLRQAVEQAHPFTKREAQLTSLTGQTITVDYAVTPILHQGQTLLLLEVHPRDRLLRITKEEAQLSKQETTKMLVRGLAHEIKNPLGGIRGAAQLLARELPEDDLRDYTNVIIEEADRLRNLVDRMLGSNKLPSLAMTNIHEVLERVCSLVEAESQGCITLVRDYDPSLPDVLIDREQMIQAVLNIVRNAMQAIGSQNELRLGRIALRSRAVRQFTIGHVRHRLVARVEIVDNGPGIPPELQDTLFYPMVSGRPDGTGLGLAITQNIISQHQGLIECESHPGHTAFSIYLPLEQGATVP; via the coding sequence ATGACCATCAGCGATGCACAGCACCGTCTGCTCCTGGACAACCTGACCACGGCCACGCTCCTGCTCAACGCCGAGCTGCGCCTTGAGTACATGAATCCGGCCGCGGAAATGCTCCTGGCCGTCAGCGGCCAGCGCAGCCATGGGCAGTTCATCAGCGAGCTGTTCACCGAATCGACCGAGGCGCTCAATTCACTGCGCCAGGCGGTCGAGCAGGCGCATCCATTCACCAAGCGCGAAGCCCAGTTGACCTCGCTGACCGGTCAGACCATCACCGTCGACTACGCCGTCACCCCCATCCTGCATCAGGGCCAGACCTTGCTGCTGCTCGAAGTCCACCCCCGTGATCGCCTGCTGCGCATCACCAAGGAAGAAGCCCAGCTGAGCAAGCAGGAAACCACCAAGATGCTGGTGCGCGGCCTGGCCCACGAGATCAAGAACCCGCTGGGCGGGATCCGTGGCGCGGCGCAGTTGCTGGCCCGAGAGCTCCCTGAAGACGACCTGCGCGACTACACCAACGTGATCATCGAGGAAGCCGACCGCCTGCGTAACCTGGTCGACCGCATGCTCGGTTCGAACAAGCTGCCGTCGCTGGCCATGACCAACATCCACGAAGTGCTCGAGCGGGTATGCAGCCTGGTCGAAGCCGAAAGCCAGGGCTGCATCACGTTGGTGCGCGACTACGACCCGAGCCTGCCGGACGTGCTGATCGACCGCGAACAGATGATCCAGGCCGTGCTCAACATCGTGCGCAACGCCATGCAGGCCATCGGCAGCCAGAACGAGCTGCGCCTGGGGCGTATTGCGCTGCGCAGCCGCGCGGTGCGCCAGTTCACCATCGGCCATGTGCGCCACCGCCTGGTGGCCCGGGTCGAGATCGTCGACAACGGCCCGGGCATTCCCCCGGAGCTGCAGGACACCCTCTTCTACCCCATGGTCAGCGGCCGCCCGGACGGTACCGGGCTGGGCCTGGCCATCACCCAGAACATCATCAGCCAGCACCAGGGCCTGATCGAGTGTGAAAGCCACCCCGGCCATACCGCCTTCTCGATCTACCTGCCCCTGGAACAAGGAGCCACCGTCCCATGA
- the aroQ gene encoding gamma subclass chorismate mutase AroQ produces MRIPLALTWCIALSGCATPPPPSPALGHLLDTIDRRLDLAETVALHKWDQRQAVQASAREEQVLASARQAAPAHQLDPVRAAAFFADQMEANKLLQYQLLDSWHLARQAPSLARRDLGNEVRPELDRLQEQLLAALARFDQAMPRDCATQLADALQQRTHNPVRHLALVRASGQLCKTP; encoded by the coding sequence ATGCGTATCCCCCTTGCCCTGACCTGGTGCATTGCCTTGTCCGGCTGCGCCACCCCACCACCTCCCTCCCCTGCACTTGGCCACCTGCTCGACACCATCGATCGGCGCCTGGACCTGGCCGAGACAGTCGCCCTGCACAAGTGGGACCAGCGCCAGGCGGTTCAGGCCAGCGCCCGCGAAGAACAAGTGCTGGCCAGTGCACGCCAGGCTGCACCTGCTCATCAGCTTGATCCGGTGCGCGCTGCAGCGTTCTTCGCCGACCAGATGGAGGCCAATAAACTGCTGCAGTATCAGCTGCTCGACAGCTGGCACCTCGCACGGCAAGCGCCCAGCCTCGCCCGACGGGACCTCGGCAATGAGGTGCGCCCCGAACTGGACCGACTGCAAGAGCAACTGCTCGCCGCCCTTGCCCGCTTCGACCAGGCGATGCCACGCGACTGCGCCACTCAGCTGGCCGACGCCCTGCAACAGCGCACGCACAACCCGGTTCGTCACCTTGCCTTGGTCCGCGCCAGCGGCCAGCTGTGCAAAACGCCGTGA
- the gpmI gene encoding 2,3-bisphosphoglycerate-independent phosphoglycerate mutase, which translates to MTSTPKPLVLIILDGFGHSESPEYNAIFAANTPVYDRLRATQPHGLISGSGMDVGLPDGQMGNSEVGHMNLGAGRVVYQDFTRVTKAIRDGEFFENPVLTGAVDKAASAGKAVHILGLLSDGGVHSHQDHLIAMAELAAQRGAEKIYLHAFLDGRDTPPRSAQSSIELLDATFAKLGKGRIASLIGRYYAMDRDNRWDRVSAAYNLIVDSAAEYTADNALAGLQAAYAREENDEFVKATRIGEAVKVEDGDAVIFMNFRADRARELSRAFVEADFNEFPRARLPKLAAYIGLTQYSAKIPAPAAFAPSSLDNVLGEYLAKNGKTQLRIAETEKYAHVTFFFSGGREEPFEGEERILIPSPKVATYDLQPEMNAPQVTDRIVEAIEQQRFDVIVVNYANGDMVGHTGVFEAAVKAVEALDSCVGRIVEALGKVGGEALITADHGNVEQMEDECTGQAHTAHTSEPVPFIYVGKRSVKVREGGVLADVAPTMLKLLGLEKPAEMTGTSILVDA; encoded by the coding sequence ATGACGAGTACGCCTAAACCCCTGGTCCTGATCATCCTGGATGGCTTCGGTCACAGCGAAAGCCCCGAATACAACGCCATCTTCGCCGCCAACACACCGGTCTACGACCGCCTGCGCGCCACCCAGCCGCACGGTTTGATCTCCGGTTCCGGCATGGACGTGGGCCTGCCCGACGGGCAGATGGGCAACTCCGAAGTCGGTCACATGAACCTCGGCGCCGGCCGCGTGGTGTACCAGGACTTCACCCGGGTGACCAAGGCCATCCGTGACGGCGAGTTCTTCGAAAACCCGGTGCTCACCGGCGCGGTGGACAAGGCGGCCAGTGCCGGCAAGGCCGTGCACATCCTCGGCCTGCTCTCCGACGGCGGCGTGCACAGCCACCAGGACCACCTGATCGCCATGGCCGAACTGGCCGCGCAGCGCGGCGCCGAGAAGATCTACCTGCACGCCTTCCTCGACGGCCGCGACACGCCGCCGCGCAGCGCCCAGTCCTCCATCGAACTGCTCGACGCCACCTTCGCCAAGCTCGGCAAGGGCCGCATCGCCAGCCTGATCGGCCGCTACTACGCCATGGACCGCGACAACCGCTGGGACCGCGTCAGCGCCGCCTACAACCTGATCGTCGACAGCGCCGCCGAATACACCGCCGACAACGCCCTTGCCGGCCTGCAAGCCGCCTACGCCCGCGAGGAGAACGACGAGTTCGTCAAGGCCACGCGCATTGGCGAAGCCGTCAAGGTAGAGGATGGCGACGCGGTCATCTTCATGAACTTCCGCGCCGACCGCGCCCGCGAGCTGTCGCGCGCGTTCGTCGAAGCGGACTTCAACGAATTCCCACGCGCACGCCTGCCCAAGCTGGCGGCGTACATCGGCCTGACCCAGTATTCGGCGAAAATCCCGGCGCCTGCCGCATTTGCTCCGTCCAGCTTGGACAACGTTCTCGGCGAATACCTGGCGAAGAACGGCAAGACCCAGCTGCGCATCGCCGAAACCGAAAAATACGCGCATGTCACGTTCTTCTTCTCCGGTGGCCGCGAAGAGCCGTTCGAAGGCGAAGAGCGCATCCTGATCCCGTCGCCGAAGGTCGCCACCTACGACCTGCAGCCGGAAATGAACGCTCCGCAAGTGACCGACCGCATCGTCGAAGCCATCGAGCAGCAGCGCTTTGACGTGATCGTGGTCAACTACGCCAACGGCGACATGGTCGGCCATACCGGCGTATTCGAAGCGGCGGTCAAAGCCGTCGAAGCCCTGGACAGTTGTGTCGGGCGCATCGTCGAGGCGCTGGGCAAGGTGGGCGGCGAAGCGCTGATCACCGCCGACCACGGCAACGTCGAGCAGATGGAAGACGAATGTACCGGCCAGGCGCACACCGCCCATACCAGCGAGCCGGTGCCGTTCATCTATGTCGGCAAGCGCAGCGTCAAGGTCCGCGAAGGCGGCGTACTGGCGGATGTAGCACCGACCATGCTCAAGCTGCTGGGGCTGGAGAAGCCTGCGGAAATGACCGGTACGTCCATTCTGGTTGACGCTTGA
- the ntrC gene encoding nitrogen regulation protein NR(I): protein MSRSETVWIVDDDRSIRWVLEKALQQEGMTTQSFDSADGVMGRLARQQPDVIISDIRMPGASGLDLLAQIREQHPRLPVIIMTAHSDLDSAVASYQGGAFEYLPKPFDVDEAVSLVKRANQHAQEQQALDVPQALARTPEIIGEAPAMQEVFRAIGRLSHSNITVLINGESGTGKELVAHALHRHSPRAASPFIALNMAAIPKDLMESELFGHEKGAFTGAANLRRGRFEQADGGTLFLDEIGDMPADTQTRLLRVLADGEFYRVGGHVPVKVDVRIIAATHQNLESLVQAGKFREDLFHRLNVIRIHIPRLADRREDIPALARHFLGRAAQELAVEPKLLKPETEEFIRNLPWPGNVRQLENTCRWITVMASSREVLVGDLPPELLNLPQDAAPVTNWEQALRQWADQALARGQSSLLDSAVPSFERIMIETALKHTAGRRRDAAVLLGWGRNTLTRKIKELGMKVDGGDDDEGEDH from the coding sequence ATGAGCCGAAGTGAAACCGTCTGGATCGTCGATGATGATCGCTCCATCCGCTGGGTCCTGGAGAAGGCCCTGCAGCAGGAGGGGATGACCACCCAGAGCTTCGACAGCGCCGATGGTGTCATGGGCCGCCTGGCCCGCCAGCAACCGGACGTGATCATTTCCGACATCCGCATGCCGGGGGCCAGCGGCCTCGACCTGCTGGCGCAGATCCGCGAGCAGCACCCGCGCCTGCCGGTGATCATCATGACCGCCCACTCCGACCTGGACAGCGCCGTGGCCTCCTATCAAGGCGGCGCCTTCGAGTACCTGCCCAAGCCGTTCGACGTCGACGAGGCGGTGTCGCTGGTCAAGCGCGCCAACCAGCACGCCCAGGAGCAGCAGGCGCTGGACGTGCCGCAAGCCCTGGCCCGCACCCCCGAGATCATCGGCGAGGCGCCGGCGATGCAGGAGGTGTTCCGCGCCATCGGCCGCCTCAGCCACTCCAACATCACCGTGCTGATCAATGGCGAGTCTGGCACCGGCAAAGAGCTGGTGGCCCACGCCCTGCACCGCCACAGCCCACGCGCGGCATCGCCGTTCATCGCCCTGAACATGGCGGCGATCCCCAAGGACCTGATGGAATCCGAGTTGTTCGGCCATGAGAAAGGCGCCTTCACCGGCGCCGCCAACCTGCGCCGTGGCCGTTTCGAGCAGGCCGACGGCGGCACGCTGTTCCTCGACGAGATCGGCGACATGCCCGCCGACACCCAGACCCGGCTGCTGCGGGTGCTGGCCGATGGCGAGTTCTACCGGGTCGGCGGCCATGTGCCGGTGAAGGTGGACGTACGCATCATCGCCGCCACCCACCAGAACCTCGAGTCGCTGGTACAGGCCGGCAAGTTCCGCGAAGACCTGTTCCACCGCCTCAACGTGATCCGCATCCATATCCCGCGCCTGGCTGACCGGCGCGAAGACATTCCGGCCCTGGCCCGCCATTTCCTCGGTCGCGCCGCCCAGGAGCTGGCGGTCGAGCCCAAGCTGCTCAAACCGGAAACCGAGGAGTTCATCCGCAACCTGCCGTGGCCGGGCAACGTGCGCCAGCTGGAGAACACCTGCCGCTGGATCACCGTGATGGCATCCAGCCGCGAAGTGCTGGTCGGCGACCTGCCGCCGGAACTGCTCAACCTGCCCCAGGACGCCGCGCCGGTGACCAACTGGGAGCAGGCCTTGCGCCAGTGGGCCGACCAGGCCCTGGCCCGTGGCCAGTCGAGCCTGCTCGACAGCGCCGTGCCCAGCTTCGAGCGAATCATGATCGAGACAGCGCTCAAGCACACCGCAGGGCGGCGCCGTGACGCGGCGGTGCTGCTGGGCTGGGGGCGCAATACCCTGACGCGCAAGATCAAGGAGCTGGGGATGAAGGTCGATGGCGGGGATGATGATGAGGGCGAAGATCATTAA
- the grxC gene encoding glutaredoxin 3, which produces MKPVIVYSSDYCPYCMRAKYLLESKGVAFEEIKVDGKPQVRAEMSQKAGRTSVPQIWIGSTHVGGCDDLYALERAGKLDALLAA; this is translated from the coding sequence ATGAAGCCCGTCATCGTCTATTCCAGCGACTACTGCCCCTACTGCATGCGCGCCAAGTACCTGCTCGAGAGCAAGGGCGTGGCGTTCGAGGAGATCAAGGTCGACGGCAAACCCCAGGTTCGCGCCGAAATGAGCCAGAAGGCCGGGCGCACCTCGGTGCCGCAGATCTGGATCGGCAGCACGCACGTCGGTGGATGCGATGACCTCTATGCCCTGGAGCGCGCGGGCAAGCTCGACGCGCTGCTGGCGGCCTGA
- a CDS encoding divergent polysaccharide deacetylase family protein, translating to MRYLLFTLFCLMLGAAQAAPGKAYMSIIIDDLGQSDERDSRTLALPGPVTMAIMPDTPHATDFARQAHKAGRTVILHMPMDPATGPYAWHPGTAIEELARRLDAALAKVPYATGINNHMGSRMTAQREPMHWLMEELQRRHLFFVDSRTSAATVAGAQAQAQGLAHVSRDVFLDDVRTREAIAGQLRQGIELARRQGSAVLIGHPYPQTLEVLEREIPRLNSQGIELVALPQLIAERANQAMPAHGRQGRYANAPPLKTQ from the coding sequence ATGCGTTATCTGCTGTTCACGCTGTTCTGCCTCATGCTCGGCGCCGCCCAGGCGGCGCCAGGCAAGGCCTACATGAGCATCATCATCGACGACCTGGGCCAGAGCGACGAGCGCGACAGCCGCACCCTCGCCCTGCCCGGCCCGGTCACGATGGCGATCATGCCCGACACGCCCCACGCCACCGACTTCGCCCGCCAGGCCCACAAGGCCGGGCGCACGGTGATCCTGCACATGCCCATGGACCCGGCCACCGGCCCTTACGCCTGGCACCCCGGCACAGCCATCGAGGAACTGGCCCGACGCCTGGACGCCGCGCTGGCCAAGGTGCCCTACGCCACCGGCATCAACAACCACATGGGCAGCCGCATGACTGCCCAGCGTGAGCCGATGCACTGGCTGATGGAGGAACTGCAGCGCCGTCACCTGTTCTTCGTCGACAGCCGTACCAGCGCAGCCACCGTGGCGGGAGCACAAGCACAGGCGCAAGGGCTGGCGCATGTCTCCCGGGATGTATTCCTGGATGACGTGCGCACCCGCGAAGCGATTGCTGGCCAACTGCGCCAAGGGATCGAGTTGGCACGCAGACAGGGCTCGGCGGTACTGATCGGCCACCCTTACCCGCAGACGCTCGAAGTGCTGGAACGCGAGATCCCTCGGCTCAACAGCCAAGGGATCGAGTTGGTCGCCCTGCCCCAGCTGATCGCCGAACGGGCCAATCAGGCCATGCCGGCTCATGGCAGGCAGGGGCGCTACGCCAATGCCCCACCGCTCAAAACGCAATGA
- the secB gene encoding protein-export chaperone SecB produces the protein MTEQQTNGATDANAPQFSLQRIYVRDLSFEAPKSPQIFRQQWEPSVSLDLNTRQKALEGDFHEVVLTLSVTVKNGDEVAFIAEVQQAGIFLIANLDAASMSHTLGAFCPNILFPYARETLDSLVTRGSFPALMLSPVNFDALYAQEMQRMQEAGEVPTVQ, from the coding sequence ATGACCGAGCAACAGACCAACGGCGCCACTGACGCCAACGCCCCACAATTCTCCCTGCAGCGCATCTACGTGCGTGATCTGTCGTTCGAGGCCCCGAAAAGCCCGCAGATCTTCCGCCAGCAGTGGGAGCCGAGCGTTTCGCTGGACCTGAACACCCGCCAGAAAGCCCTGGAAGGTGACTTCCACGAAGTGGTGCTGACCCTGTCGGTGACCGTCAAGAACGGTGACGAAGTGGCCTTCATCGCCGAAGTGCAGCAAGCCGGCATCTTCCTGATCGCCAACCTCGACGCCGCTTCCATGAGCCACACCCTCGGCGCGTTCTGCCCGAACATCCTGTTCCCGTACGCCCGTGAAACCCTGGACAGCCTGGTGACCCGTGGTTCGTTCCCGGCTCTGATGCTGTCGCCGGTCAACTTCGACGCCCTGTACGCGCAAGAGATGCAGCGCATGCAGGAAGCGGGTGAAGTGCCGACTGTTCAGTAA
- the trmL gene encoding tRNA (uridine(34)/cytosine(34)/5-carboxymethylaminomethyluridine(34)-2'-O)-methyltransferase TrmL, giving the protein MFHVILFQPEIPPNTGNIIRLCANSGCALHLIEPISFELDDKRLRRAGLDYHEYATLKRHESLASCLESLGNPRLFAFTTKGSHPFHEVAYQPGDAFLFGPESRGLPAEVLDSLPAEQRLRLPMRPGCRSLNLSNTVAVTVYEAWRQQGFAGS; this is encoded by the coding sequence ATGTTTCACGTCATCCTTTTTCAACCAGAAATTCCGCCGAACACCGGCAACATCATCCGCCTCTGCGCCAACAGCGGCTGCGCCCTGCACCTGATCGAGCCCATCAGCTTCGAACTGGACGACAAGCGCCTGCGCCGGGCAGGGCTGGATTACCACGAGTATGCCACGCTCAAGCGCCACGAGAGCCTGGCCAGCTGCCTGGAAAGCCTGGGCAATCCGCGGCTGTTCGCCTTTACCACCAAGGGCTCGCACCCGTTCCACGAGGTCGCCTACCAACCCGGTGATGCCTTCCTGTTCGGCCCCGAGAGTCGCGGCCTGCCAGCGGAAGTGCTGGACAGCTTGCCGGCAGAGCAGCGCCTGCGCCTGCCGATGCGCCCGGGCTGCCGCAGCTTGAACCTGTCCAACACCGTGGCGGTGACGGTCTATGAAGCGTGGCGGCAGCAGGGGTTTGCCGGGAGTTGA